The Citrifermentans bemidjiense Bem genome window below encodes:
- a CDS encoding M42 family metallopeptidase, whose protein sequence is MRDASFEFLQQLLAAPSPSGYEQPAQRVFRSYIEPFCQVATDVMGNVFGMIQGAGNNRPRIMVVGHSDEIGLQVRYLDDNGFIYFSAIGGVDPHITPGMRVHVHTAKGKLNGVIGKRPIHLIEPKERDTVIKLDAQYIDIGAANKKEALEWVRVGDPITFDSNLERLFGDRVSSRGLDDKAGSFVVAEVLRRVSELPDQLPIDLYGVSSVQEEVGLRGGTTSSYSVNPDVGICVEVDFATDQPDVDKKHNGEVGLGKGPILPRGANINPVLFDLLSDTATGNGIVVQYTGIARATGTDANVMQISRGGVATALVKIPLRYMHTPVETLSLADLDGAVELIVASLAKMGHKEAFIPM, encoded by the coding sequence ATGCGCGACGCATCTTTCGAATTCCTGCAGCAATTGCTGGCGGCGCCCAGCCCCTCGGGGTACGAGCAGCCTGCCCAGCGGGTCTTCCGCTCCTACATAGAACCCTTCTGCCAGGTGGCGACCGACGTCATGGGGAACGTCTTCGGCATGATCCAGGGAGCGGGAAATAACCGCCCACGCATCATGGTCGTCGGGCACTCCGACGAGATCGGGCTCCAGGTCCGCTATCTGGACGACAACGGTTTCATCTATTTCTCCGCCATCGGCGGGGTCGACCCCCACATCACCCCCGGCATGCGGGTCCACGTACATACCGCCAAAGGGAAGCTGAACGGCGTGATCGGCAAGCGCCCCATCCACCTGATCGAGCCCAAGGAGCGCGACACGGTGATCAAGCTGGACGCCCAGTACATAGACATCGGCGCCGCCAACAAGAAAGAGGCCCTGGAGTGGGTGCGGGTAGGCGATCCCATCACCTTCGACAGCAACCTGGAGCGGCTCTTCGGGGACCGCGTCAGTTCGCGCGGACTCGACGACAAGGCCGGCAGCTTCGTGGTAGCCGAAGTGCTCCGCCGCGTCTCCGAGCTTCCCGATCAGCTCCCCATCGACCTCTACGGCGTCTCCTCGGTCCAGGAGGAGGTCGGCCTGCGCGGCGGCACTACCAGCAGCTACTCGGTGAACCCCGACGTCGGCATCTGCGTCGAGGTGGATTTCGCCACCGACCAGCCCGACGTGGACAAAAAGCACAACGGCGAAGTAGGCCTCGGGAAGGGGCCGATCCTTCCGCGCGGCGCCAACATCAACCCGGTCCTCTTCGACCTTCTTTCCGACACCGCCACCGGCAACGGCATCGTGGTCCAGTACACCGGCATCGCCCGGGCGACCGGCACCGACGCCAACGTCATGCAGATCTCCCGTGGGGGCGTCGCCACCGCCCTGGTGAAGATTCCGCTGCGTTACATGCACACCCCGGTGGAGACCCTGTCCCTTGCCGACCTGGACGGGGCGGTCGAGCTGATCGTCGCCTCGCTTGCCAAGATGGGGCACAAGGAAGCGTTCATCCCGATGTGA
- the guaB gene encoding IMP dehydrogenase: MLESSLPEGLTFDDVLLLPAHSLILPRDTDLSSRLTNNIQLNIPLVSAAMDTVTESRAAICMAREGGIGFIHKNLTVAEQAMEVDKVKKSESGMIVDPITMRPNQRIREALEMMAKYRISGVPITKANGKLVGILTNRDLRFETNLDLLISDRMTKRNLVTVPVGTTLEQAKEHLKHTRVEKLLVVDGEKNLKGLITIKDIEKIKKYPNACKDSLGRLRVGAAVGPTPDVDARIDALLKAGVDVVVIDTAHGHSQGVIDTIARIKSDFPGLELVAGNIATADAAEALIKAGVDAIKVGIGPGSICTTRVVAGIGVPQITAIAECSRVAKKHGIPLIADGGIKYSGDLTKAVAAGADVVMIGSLFAGTEESPGDTILYQGRAYKSYRGMGSIGAMKEGSKDRYFQSDVDSDVKLVPEGIEGMVPLRGPLSANVHQLMGGLRAGMGYTGSRTIVELQQNGRFVRITGAGLKESHVHDVMITKEAPNYRVEK, encoded by the coding sequence ATGTTAGAAAGCAGCCTCCCGGAAGGTCTTACCTTTGACGACGTTCTGCTCCTCCCTGCCCACTCGCTCATCCTCCCCCGCGATACCGATTTAAGCTCCAGACTCACCAACAACATCCAGTTGAACATCCCGCTGGTGAGTGCCGCCATGGACACTGTCACAGAATCGAGGGCGGCTATCTGCATGGCGCGCGAAGGGGGTATCGGCTTCATCCACAAGAACCTCACCGTCGCCGAGCAGGCGATGGAAGTGGATAAGGTCAAGAAGAGCGAATCCGGGATGATCGTGGACCCGATCACCATGCGCCCCAACCAGCGCATCCGGGAGGCTCTGGAGATGATGGCGAAGTACAGGATCTCCGGGGTGCCGATCACCAAGGCCAACGGCAAACTGGTAGGCATACTGACCAACAGGGACCTTCGTTTCGAGACCAACCTGGACCTGCTCATCTCCGACCGCATGACCAAGAGGAACCTGGTCACCGTGCCGGTCGGGACCACGCTGGAGCAGGCGAAAGAGCACCTGAAGCACACCAGGGTAGAGAAGCTTCTGGTGGTCGACGGGGAGAAGAACCTCAAGGGGCTCATCACCATCAAGGACATCGAGAAGATCAAGAAGTACCCCAACGCCTGCAAGGACTCCCTCGGGCGCCTGCGGGTCGGTGCGGCAGTCGGCCCGACCCCGGACGTGGACGCGCGCATCGACGCTCTCCTGAAGGCGGGCGTGGACGTCGTGGTCATCGACACCGCCCACGGCCATTCCCAGGGGGTAATCGACACCATCGCCCGCATCAAATCCGACTTCCCGGGGCTTGAGCTCGTGGCCGGCAACATCGCCACCGCCGACGCCGCCGAGGCGCTGATCAAGGCCGGCGTCGACGCCATCAAGGTCGGCATCGGACCGGGCTCCATCTGCACCACCCGCGTGGTCGCCGGCATCGGCGTTCCCCAGATCACCGCCATCGCCGAGTGCTCCAGGGTAGCCAAGAAGCACGGCATACCGCTCATCGCCGACGGCGGCATCAAGTACTCCGGCGATCTCACCAAGGCCGTTGCCGCCGGCGCCGACGTCGTCATGATCGGTTCCCTCTTCGCAGGGACCGAAGAATCCCCGGGCGACACCATCCTGTACCAGGGGCGCGCCTACAAGAGCTACCGCGGCATGGGCTCCATCGGCGCCATGAAGGAAGGGAGCAAGGACCGCTACTTCCAAAGCGACGTCGACAGCGACGTCAAACTCGTACCCGAAGGGATCGAGGGGATGGTTCCGCTCAGGGGACCGCTTTCCGCCAACGTGCACCAGCTGATGGGCGGCCTGCGCGCCGGCATGGGCTACACCGGGAGCCGGACCATCGTCGAGCTGCAGCAAAACGGGCGTTTCGTCAGGATCACCGGCGCAGGCCTCAAAGAGTCCCACGTGCACGACGTCATGATCACCAAAGAAGCCCCGAACTACCGGGTGGAAAAATAA
- the guaA gene encoding glutamine-hydrolyzing GMP synthase: MTIDIHSEKVLILDFGSQVTQLIARRVREQSVYCEIHPYNMALEKIKAFAPKGIILSGGPSSVYDKDAPHSDLGIYDLGIPVLGICYGMQLMTQQLGGRVERCDKREFGRATLALDGKSEIFAGFDGGAEVWMSHGDRIEAMPAGFQLMAHTTGCPVAAMKDEKRNFFGVQFHPEVVHTPRGDEMIGNFLFNVCGSKPTWTMANFIETELASIREKVGTGKVLCALSGGVDSAVVAVLIHKAIGDQLHCVFVNNGLLRKGEADKVVNLFTKHFKINLAHVDAADRFLGMLEGVSDPEQKRKIIGNEFIYLFEEEAKKLGQVDYLAQGTLYPDVIESVSTKGPSAVIKSHHNVGGLPEKMNLKLLEPVRELFKDEVRLLGKELGMPDEVVYRQPFPGPGLAIRCIGELSAEKLDILRDADAIVIEEIRKAGLYREIWQSFAVLLPVKTVGVMGDARTYEWTVALRAVNSLDGMTADWVKLPYELLGSISSRIINEVKGVNRVVYDISQKPPATIEWE; the protein is encoded by the coding sequence ATGACCATCGACATACACTCCGAGAAGGTGCTGATCCTCGACTTCGGCTCCCAGGTAACCCAGCTGATCGCCAGGCGCGTGAGGGAGCAGAGCGTTTACTGCGAGATCCACCCCTACAACATGGCGCTCGAGAAGATCAAGGCGTTCGCCCCGAAGGGGATCATCCTTTCCGGCGGCCCCTCCAGCGTCTACGACAAGGACGCCCCGCACTCCGACCTCGGCATCTACGACCTCGGCATCCCGGTCCTCGGCATCTGCTACGGCATGCAGCTGATGACCCAGCAACTGGGCGGGCGCGTGGAGCGCTGCGACAAGCGTGAGTTCGGCCGGGCAACACTTGCCCTCGACGGCAAAAGCGAGATCTTCGCCGGCTTCGACGGCGGCGCCGAGGTCTGGATGTCCCACGGCGACCGCATCGAGGCGATGCCGGCCGGCTTCCAGCTCATGGCCCACACGACAGGCTGCCCCGTGGCCGCCATGAAGGACGAGAAGCGCAACTTCTTCGGCGTCCAGTTTCACCCCGAGGTGGTGCACACCCCGCGCGGCGACGAGATGATCGGCAACTTCCTCTTCAACGTCTGCGGCTCGAAGCCCACCTGGACCATGGCCAACTTCATCGAGACCGAACTGGCCAGCATCCGCGAGAAGGTCGGCACCGGCAAGGTCCTCTGCGCCCTCTCCGGCGGGGTCGACTCCGCCGTCGTCGCCGTCCTGATCCACAAGGCGATCGGCGATCAGCTGCACTGCGTCTTCGTCAACAACGGCCTTTTGAGGAAGGGCGAAGCCGACAAGGTGGTGAACCTCTTCACCAAGCACTTCAAGATCAACCTCGCCCATGTCGACGCCGCCGACCGCTTCCTCGGCATGCTGGAAGGGGTCTCCGACCCCGAGCAAAAGCGCAAGATCATCGGCAACGAGTTCATCTACCTCTTCGAGGAGGAGGCCAAGAAGCTGGGTCAGGTCGATTACTTGGCGCAGGGGACCCTCTACCCCGACGTGATCGAGTCCGTCTCCACCAAGGGCCCCTCTGCCGTCATCAAGAGCCACCACAACGTGGGCGGTCTCCCCGAGAAGATGAACCTGAAGCTCCTGGAGCCGGTGCGCGAGCTGTTCAAGGACGAGGTGCGGCTTCTGGGCAAGGAACTAGGCATGCCCGACGAGGTGGTGTACCGCCAGCCGTTTCCGGGTCCCGGCCTCGCTATCCGCTGCATCGGCGAACTCTCCGCGGAGAAGCTCGACATCCTGCGCGATGCCGACGCCATCGTCATCGAAGAGATCAGGAAAGCCGGGTTATATCGCGAGATCTGGCAGTCGTTTGCCGTACTGCTGCCGGTCAAAACCGTCGGAGTCATGGGCGACGCCAGGACCTACGAGTGGACCGTGGCCCTTCGCGCCGTCAACTCTCTGGACGGCATGACCGCGGACTGGGTCAAGCTCCCCTACGAGCTACTCGGCAGTATTTCTTCAAGAATCATCAACGAGGTGAAGGGCGTGAACCGCGTGGTTTACGACATCAGCCAGAAGCCCCCCGCAACCATCGAGTGGGAATAA
- a CDS encoding HAD family hydrolase produces MAPTRLLIFDLDGTLIDSLPDLTDATNLIRSNYGLPEIGIPEVRKLVGQGARNLVERALPGATAAQVDQALGVFLDYNLAHIADKTRPYPGVSETLKELRNFDIPMVVLSNKNVALCREVLAKLAIGDAFAEVFGADSFPYRKPSPEPVLAVLKQYKIEAAECVMVGDSINDIAAGLGAGVFTVGCSYGYGEVSELAGANYQVSDFQSLLNLPFFNRKSSEQ; encoded by the coding sequence ATGGCTCCTACACGGCTGCTCATTTTCGACCTGGACGGGACGCTGATCGATTCGCTCCCCGACCTGACCGACGCCACCAACCTGATCCGCAGCAACTACGGCCTCCCCGAAATAGGGATTCCCGAGGTCCGCAAGTTGGTAGGGCAGGGGGCGCGGAACCTGGTAGAGCGGGCGCTCCCCGGGGCAACGGCGGCGCAGGTGGACCAGGCGCTGGGCGTATTTCTCGATTACAACCTGGCCCACATAGCCGACAAGACCCGTCCCTATCCGGGCGTCAGCGAGACCCTTAAGGAGCTTAGGAACTTCGACATCCCCATGGTGGTCCTCTCCAACAAGAACGTCGCCCTCTGCAGGGAAGTCCTCGCCAAGCTGGCTATCGGGGACGCCTTCGCCGAGGTATTCGGGGCCGACTCCTTCCCCTACAGGAAGCCCTCCCCCGAGCCTGTGCTGGCCGTCCTGAAACAATATAAGATCGAAGCCGCTGAATGCGTCATGGTGGGGGACAGTATCAACGACATCGCAGCAGGATTAGGGGCAGGCGTTTTCACCGTCGGCTGCAGTTACGGTTATGGCGAGGTGAGTGAGCTTGCAGGAGCCAACTATCAGGTATCAGATTTTCAGTCATTGCTGAATTTGCCGTTTTTTAACAGGAAAAGCAGTGAGCAATGA
- the flgM gene encoding flagellar biosynthesis anti-sigma factor FlgM encodes MKIEELNPNPAATQLSVVRADKPEVAEANGEANAKQQPAADKVELSSYMPLVPKAQRRLDFRTEKVEELKSQIQAGTYQVSGRAVAEKMLSKIVMPSAA; translated from the coding sequence ATGAAAATCGAAGAACTCAATCCGAATCCGGCAGCAACCCAACTCTCAGTCGTGCGGGCGGACAAGCCCGAAGTGGCCGAAGCAAATGGGGAAGCAAATGCTAAGCAGCAACCGGCAGCCGACAAGGTCGAGCTTTCCAGTTACATGCCGCTAGTTCCCAAAGCGCAGCGGCGTCTGGATTTTAGAACCGAGAAGGTGGAGGAATTGAAGTCGCAGATACAGGCAGGGACCTATCAAGTATCAGGTCGTGCCGTAGCAGAGAAGATGCTTTCCAAGATCGTGATGCCGAGCGCCGCATAA
- a CDS encoding transposase — protein MPRKPRLHFPNATYHVIIRGNDGTDIFFSDQDRTKFYSLLREAIEGFNFRLHAFCLMTNHAHFVLQVGKIPLSRILQNISQRYTQWINSTHSRTGHVFQGRYKAILIDADEYLLQLVRYVHRNPIRAHIVDDLGKYWWSSHCVYLGRENLSWVTTDFVLSQFASQEITARARYLDFVADHIDDGRRKEFYSGMCDGRILGDDDFTDNAILTARQEPPDHFTLADVLAAVCCEFGISEAELRSAGKAHPASEARAVAALIVEESRHMSLTALAKELQRDASALGKLAQRLRHRTVTDAQLAESIDGVRAKLHKCPDV, from the coding sequence ATGCCCCGCAAGCCACGCCTTCATTTTCCCAATGCGACGTACCACGTCATCATACGCGGCAATGACGGCACGGACATCTTTTTCTCTGACCAGGACCGCACCAAGTTCTACTCTCTCCTCCGTGAAGCCATTGAAGGCTTTAACTTCCGCCTACATGCTTTCTGCTTGATGACGAACCACGCTCACTTTGTACTGCAAGTAGGAAAGATACCTCTTTCGCGAATACTTCAGAACATCTCACAACGCTACACTCAGTGGATCAATAGCACCCACAGCCGGACAGGGCATGTTTTCCAGGGAAGGTATAAGGCGATCCTTATAGACGCCGACGAGTATCTCTTGCAGCTTGTGAGGTATGTGCATCGTAACCCTATCAGGGCACATATAGTGGACGATCTCGGGAAATACTGGTGGAGTAGCCATTGTGTCTATCTAGGGAGGGAAAACTTGTCATGGGTGACCACTGACTTCGTGCTATCTCAGTTCGCATCACAGGAAATAACTGCACGCGCTCGCTATCTGGATTTTGTTGCGGATCATATAGATGACGGGAGAAGAAAAGAGTTCTACTCAGGAATGTGCGACGGAAGGATATTAGGAGATGATGACTTTACAGACAATGCGATACTTACGGCACGTCAGGAACCACCGGATCATTTTACTCTGGCCGATGTTTTAGCCGCAGTCTGTTGCGAGTTCGGCATTTCTGAGGCAGAACTCAGATCGGCAGGCAAGGCTCATCCCGCGAGTGAGGCAAGGGCAGTGGCAGCTTTGATAGTTGAAGAGTCGAGGCATATGTCGCTCACTGCATTGGCGAAGGAATTACAGCGAGATGCATCGGCATTAGGGAAACTGGCGCAAAGGCTCAGACATCGCACGGTAACAGATGCCCAGTTGGCTGAGTCAATTGATGGAGTTCGAGCCAAGCTACATAAATGTCCGGATGTCTAG